AGCTTTTCCGATAAAGTAAGCAACAATTCCTCCAGCGTAAGAGATACTCGCTAGTCCCAATAAGGTGAGCCAAGGCATTGACATTTTGGAACTCCAAGCGATAAAAATTTCGGGTGGAATTAGACCAAAAATGGTTTCTGAGGCAAAGAAAATAACAAAAATGCTAAGCGTACTAAACTCAGTAACAATAGAATTGAAAATTGCCCTAGTGTCAAGTAGGTAATAGTCAACAAACAAAAATATTACGAGAAAAATGGCAATAGCCGTTCCTCCTTTGATTGCAGTAGCTTTAAGGAAATCATAGAATTTTGTCATTCTATAATACCTATTCATCGCAAGAACTTTGTTTTTCTTTTTGGTCATTAATTATCCTTCCTAAGTTTTATGTTGTGTTTCTACTATTGTAATCTTTATTTCAACTAATAAATTCAATATTTATTTAAAATGAAGTAAAGTAAATTTTCAATCTAGCTTTGGGCTGCTAAAATAACTGGTTTATTGATTAACATATTTCAACTTTGAAATAATCTCAGGATCATCAAAATTAGTTTTGAATTCAATTATTTTGATCGCCTTATTTACCCATCACTCCGGAGAATAAACCCGTTCAGCGGTTTTTAGAATTTCTTCTTTTACCAAAGTCATTTTCTTGGTTTTTTTATTTACAAAAAGCTCCATTTGGTCATCGTAATGTGGACTATCAGGGTGATTAGAAGCTCCGTAACAATTTACAGATTCTATTTGTGGTAGTTTACCTTTTTCGTATTTCACTAGTTGGATGTAGGAATCTCCCGCAACTCCTTTGGCAACTCCACCTTTCCATTCTTGAGAGTACATAGCTGCCAATACATCTGGTAAGTTTGGTAACGGTATAGCTTTATCGCCACGCACAAGCTTTTGAACTTCGCCAAGTGGTTTTTCGGTGGTGCCAAAATGCACCATCATGAATGATTTTGTTTTTTCAATCAATCCTACAATCTCTGCTTCACTTACTATCATTTCCTTTGATCCATATGATTTGTAGACCTCATGAGCAAAAAGAGAAAAGAACCCAGCTCCTATATTTTCAATTCCCGATTTACGATCCCAGTTTTTAAGTAATTCTATTTCTTTGCTGATCGAGGGATAAGCCTTTGAATCTAGTTGCATCAATGCATTGATATCGGTGGGGAAGTAGAATTTCGATGGATACTGACCGTCGTATTTGATTCTTTTGAAATCTTCATAATCTACTTTGTCGTATTGAGCTATTAATTCAGCAAAACGCACACTTCGGTTATTGTTATTAGTAGGATAACCCATTGTTGGGTCAAAGTCTTCGGGCTTTAAGTTCTCTTCTGGTGCAGTGGCTCGAAAAACTGTATTGTTGGAATTGTACAAATATCCAGCTTTGGGGTTGAAGTATTGTGGAAGGTCTTTTAGAGGGTGAAAGTCACTCCATAGAGTTGCAGAAGTATCTCCAGGAACAACTCCTTTCCAATCGTATGCAGGATTACGGAAAGGAATTTTACCATTATCAACATAAAATATATTGTCATTGTTATCGGCGTAAACGGTATTGAATCCTGGGATCGCAACCATCTCCATGGCTTCGTAAAACTCATCAAAGTTGCTGGCTTTGTTCATTCTATACCATTGTTCTATTCCTCTTACGTCTTGATTTGCCCCAAGTCTCACAGAGAATACACCATTGTCAGTTTTTAAGGTGGCTCCGTATTTGCTCCAATAAGCTTTTTTAGAAAAAGGAATTTTCAGAAATCCCATTTTTACTTTCATTTTTACCTTTCTTTCTTCCAGTTCAAGCCAGTCTCCATCGAATTTGTAAAGGTTTGACTTTGTGTCTTTCATTGTAAGCTGGAACACATCGATCTTATCTTGATGGTTGACCGTATGCCCCCATCCTAAGTTTTCATTTGTACCAACAAAAACGGTGCATCCGCCAGGAAATAAACCGCCAAGCATATTCCAACCTTCTTCGCTCGATAGATGTGCCTCATACCACGCAACAGGCCCTTCGAGGGGTTGATGAGAGTTAATGTTTAGGTATGTCGCACCGTCTTTGGTTTTGAGCGAAGAAAAAGCAAATGCATTGGAGCCTTTTGGAATTGATGTTCCGGGCATTTCGCCCTTAAATATTTTAGACAAAACCCCGTCAACACCAGAAATGACAGATAAAGAAAGTAAAACCGAAGAAAGGTAATCTTCTACCTTTATAGGATATGTGTTTTTGACCAAAATCTCTTCAGGATGTTTGGCGGCATAGGCATTGATTCCAGCGACATAGCCTTCCACTACTTTCAAGAAGTCGGGGGAAAGCGTTGAAATTTTCTCTTTCGCTGTTTGCTGTGTTCGTAATAAGCCAACTACATAGTCTATCGTTGCTCCGTCTTTCCCATTTAATTGAGCAAGCATTCCTTTACCAGCAAGCGTTGGGAACTGAAGTGTCTTAAAATCATCTTCTGCATGTGCCCAAGCTAAACCGTATGCCACTTGAGCATCAGTGGGAGCGAAAATGTGTGGAACTCCATAATTATCACGGGCGATTTTGATCTCACTGGTATTTATTTGTGCACTACTGATTATAGGGAAGAAAAGGATAATGAATAGCAATTTTTTCATGCGATGAATGTAGTTTATTTCGAGTGAATAAACTGTGAAATGATCTTAAAGTTTAGTTAGATGTTATTTCATTTAGCTATGATCTTTTGTAACGAACAAAGTACCTAGGGGTAAATTCTTTTGCCATTTTATAAATCAACCATAGTATGCTTGAAACAGCTTGTATTACCTGATTTTAGCAACTCTTCATACAATTCATTTCTTCTTTCATTTTCTACGCTAAAATTGCGACATTGTAAGAAATTCAACCATCCTATAATTTAAATCAAAAATTGATGAATCTCTTCAAGAAAAGACTTCTCGTTTTATTCTTATTCCTTGGCTATACTTTTGTGTCAAATGGACAAGCGAAAACTGCACTAGAAAATGCACCCCATGAAACCGTAATAATCACTTCGAAAAATGGGAAAATTGAGGTAAAAACGAATCAAAAGGGTGAGCTTACCCTAAATGTGCCTTCCAAAGTGGCTAAAAGTATGAAATCTCTTGGCGTAGTGGGCTACAAAGCATTTGGTGCCATAGGAGATGGTAAAACCGATGATATGAATGCCATTGCGGCGGCACATGCTTTCGCAAATCAAAACGAACTGATGGTGAAAGCCGACGAAGGTGCAACTTTCTACATCAGTGGAAAAGAGCGAACTGCCATTGTGCAGACCGATACGGATTTTGGTAACGCGAACTTTTTGATTGACGATAGAGACGTTGAAAACCGAAATACATCTGTTTTTAAAGTAAGTTCTAACCTACAACCACTTAAACTTGAAGGGGTAACTTCATTGAAAAGAAATCAAAAAAAGATTGACGTTTCTTTACCTCAAAACTGTCTTATAACTGTTTATGATTCTAATGTTAAACGTTATATCCGATACGGATTGAATCAAAATAACGGTGCACAGCAAACTGATATTTTCTTAGTTGACAAAGACGGAAACGTAGATATGGATGCTCCAATTATTTGGGATTTTGATCAAATAACCGAAATAACAGCACTTCCAATCGATGATAAAACCCTGAATATAAGAGGAGGGAGGTTTACCACAATTGCTAATCAAGCTGAATCAAAATACACGTATTACAGCCGCAACATTGCTATAAAACGTTCTAATGTGACTGTTGACGGTCTTGAGCATCGCATCACAGGAGAAGGAGATCATGGAGCACCGTATGGTGGTTTTTTGAATATTGGAGAATGTGCTTTTGTATTGGTGAAAAATACAATCTTAACTGGTCACAAAACCTACAGCACCATCGGAGCTGCGGGTAAGGCTGTAACTATGGGAACTTACGACTTATCGGTAGGTCGAGCATTGAATGTATCGTTTGTGAATTGTACTCAAACCAACGACATCAATGACCGTACTTATTGGGGGATTTTAGGCTCCAATTATTGTAAAAACTTACTTTACGACAATTGTACCCTTTCTCGTTTTGATGCTCACATGGGTGTGGCAAACGCTACCATTCGTAATTCAACACTTGGGCATATGGGAATCAATGCAATAGGAAGCGGCACTTTTACATTAGAAAATTCTACCATTCAGGGCTGGAGTCTTATTAATTTACGATCGGACTATGGAAGTACTTGGCAGGGGAAATTTATTATTCGAAACTGTACTTTTAAGCCAAGAAACGGTGGAGGGACTAATTTAAGTCTAATTGGTGGCTCGTATTCTGGACAACATGATTTTGGTTATACTTGCTATATGCCCGAAGAAATTTTGATTGAAAACCTTCGTATAGAGGATGGCAATCATGCAGCTGAATATGAAGGCCCAGTAATTTTTTCGAATTTCAATTCTGCTAATACAGATGCCAGTTACCAACAAGCTTACCCAAATGTAATCACTAAGAAAGTAATACTGAAAAATGTAACTACAGAAAGCGGAAAGGCTTTGAGAGTAAGTGACAATACGTACATGTTCCGAAATGTGAAGGTTGAGCAAGTAAATTAAGGAATACATAAAGCAGGGTGATTCTCATTCTGTTTTTTTCTTTAAAGCTAAAACCTGACGAACATTAATGAAAATTCAATCATTCTATAAAATCATCCCCAAATTGATGAATCTAAACTTAAATAATATCCTTTTTTTGTTGCTTGCAATGAGTTGTGTGAGTGTGTTTGCCCAAAACTCAGAACCTCAAGAGACGGTTATAATTACAGCTCAAAAAGGCAAGACAGAGGTAAGTACAAATGCTAAAGGTGAATTAGTATTAAACATCTCTCCCCAAACTGCTCGCAAACTTAAAGCTCAAGGTTCTGTAAGCTATGGTGATTTCGGGGCAAAAGGTGATGGTAAAACAGATGACATAAATGCCATTGCAGCTGCTCATGCATTTGCAAATCAAAATGGCTTAAAGGTAAAAGCTGGCCAAGGTGCGACTTACTATATAGGTGGCGGAGCACGTGTTGTAATCGTACAAACCGACACTGACTTTGGTAATGCTAGTTATATCATTGATGATTCTGAGGTAGAAGATCAAAATGAACCAGTTTTTAAAGTTACTTCCAACCTACAGCCATTGAAAGTTGATGGGATAACTTCCTTAAAAAGGAATCAGTCAAAAATTGATGTAAGCCTACCACAAAGTTGTCTTATTACAGTTAGTAACTCAAATGTAATGCATTACATTCGTTATGGATTGAACCAAAATAATGGTGCCGAACAGACTGATATTTTTCTAGTAGACAAAAATGGAAACGTAGATATGGATGCTCCAATTATTTGGGATTTTGACCAAATAACTGAAATAACTGCTCTACCAGTAGATGAGAAAGAATTAAAAATAACAGGGGGACGCTTCACAACAATTGCGAATAGAGAAGGTGATACTCACGGGTATTATCAGAGAAACCTTGCAATAAGACGTTCCAATGTAACAGTAGATGGATTGGAACATCATATCACCGGAGAGGGAGATTTGGGTTCTCCATATGGAGGTTTCATTAATATTGCAGATTGCTGCTTTGTGTTGGTCAAAAACACCGTCCTAACTGGTCACAAAACTTACATTAAAATTGGGAGTGCAGGTAAGCCAGTATCTATGGGAACATATGACATTCTTGTTACACGAGCTCTCAATATATCATTTGTGAATTGCACACAAACCAATGACATTAACGACCGTGTATATTGGGGGATTTTGGGTACCAATTATTGTAAAAACCTGCTTTATGATAAATGCATCCTTTCTCGTTTTGATGCACACAAGGGCGTTGCCAATGCCACCATTAGAAACTCTACACTGGGTCACATGGGAATCAACGCGATCGGTAGCGGTACTTTTACGCTAGAAAATAGCACAATCCACGGCGGAACTTTGGTGAATTTACGCTCGGATTATGGTAGCACATGGCAAGGTGAATTCATTATTCGCAACTGTATTTTTAAGCCAAGAGGCGGAACTGGAAGTAAGCTTAGTCTCATAGGAGGGGCATATTCTGGGCAGCATGACTTCGGGTATACTTCTTATATGCCAGAGAAAATCACCATAGAAAACCTTCATATTGATGATTCAGATGCACCTGCTAATTATGAAGGGCCAGCAATTTTTATGGATTTTAATCGTGAAAATACTAACGCGTCTTATAAGCAAGCTTACCCAAATGTCATAACCGAAAAAGTAATTCTAAAGAATGTAACCACTGCAAGCGGTAAGGCTTTGAGAGTGAGTGATAATGAGTATATGTTTAGAAGTGTAGATGTGGTTGTGGAGTAAATGAATACCATAAGGCTTAAAATTGAGTTGTAATGAAAACAGTAATTGACAAAATAATAAGTACCAAAATGAGAGTAATTGCTTTGTTATTTATTTGCAGCTTGTTTTTAAATGCTTGCATAAGTAAGAACGAGAATAGTAGTTTAAATCCGCTAGAGGGAACGTGGAAATTGATTAGCGGGACAAGCATAAAAGGCCTCGATACGCTGGTAACAGATTATACTCAAAATCAAGAAATGATTAAAATTATCAATGACACACATTTTTCGTTTTTAAGACATGATTTAAACAAAGGTTTAGATAGTAATGCAGTTTTTGTAGCCGGAGGAGGAAGATATACTTTGAAAGGAAACTTATATACGGAATACCTCGATTACTTTAACTCAAGAGAATGGGAAGGAAATAGCTTTGAATTGGAATTTAATATTTCGGGTGATACTTTAATCACAAGTGGCCGTGAAAAGGTTGAAGAGTTGAATATTGATTACATAAATATTGAGAAATACATCAAAGTAATTAGTAAGGATTAATGAAAAAAAGTTTTCTTCAACCTTTCTAAAAGCCATTCTTTGCCCGCAAATGCCCAAGTTATATAAGATTTTAATTCTCTTAATCCTCACCTCCTGTATCCCCGCAAAGGATTCAAAGAAATCAATTGGTCAAAAGCAAAATCTCAAGCCAAATATCATCCTTATCATGACAGATGACCAAGGCTGGTTTGATGTTGGGTTTAATGGGAATGATGAGATCAAAACTCCAAACCTTGATGCTTTGGCTGCTAAAGGAATCATTTTAGATCGTTTTTATGCTGCTTCGGCGGTGTGTTCTCCTACTCGGGCAAGCTTGATCACAGGCAGAAATCCGCTTCGCATGGATATTCCTTATGCCAATAATGGCCACATGAAAACCGAGGAAATTACCATTCCTGAGCTTTTGAAAAAAGAAGGTTATACGACAGGACACTTTGGGAAGTGGCACTTAGGTACATTGAGTAAAACGGTACTGGATGCCAACAGAGGTGGAAAACCCCAATTCGAAAAGGATTATTCTATTCCTAGCCAGCATGGCTATGACCAGTTTTTTTGTACTGAATCCAAAGTGCCAACTTTTGACCCATTGATTCAACCTGCGAATTTTAAAGAAGGTGAAAGCTTACGATATGGCTGGAGAGCAGTTGAGGAAAATGAAGCTAGTAAAGCTTACGGCACTGCTTTTTGGAATAAGGAAAAGGAAAGTGAAACCAATAATCTAGAAGGAGATGATTCCCGTGTGATCATGGATAGAGTCATTCCTTTCATTGAAAATGCCGACAAGCCATTCTTTTCTACTTTGTGGTTTCATACACCACATTTACCAGTGGTGAGTGATAAAACTCACCGCAATATTTACAAAAAATTAGATATAGAAAAGCAGTTGTATTACGGCACCATTACGGCAATGGATGAGCAAATGGGGAGGTTGTGGAATAAGCTCGAAGAATTGGGGGTTGCGGAAAATACCATTATCTTTTTCTGTAGTGATAACGGGCCAGAGCGAGATACTCCAGGAAGTGCGGGCATTTTTAGAGAACGCAAAAGAAGTTTGTACGAAGGAGGAGTAAGGGTGCCTGCTTTTGTGGTTTGGAAGGGAAACTTTAGTAGCGGACAAAGAATCGATTTCCCTATGTCAACTTCCGATTATTTACCAACAATAGTTGATTTACTAGCAATCAAATACCCGGATACTCGCCCAATTGATGGCATAAGTATCTTGGATGCATTGGAAGGAAAAGAACGCCAACGAACTAAACCTATGGGCTTTATTTGTACACCACAAATCTCCTGGGTCACACAGCAATATAAACTCATCACAGATGAAAAACTTACAAAATTTGAACTGTATGATTTATTCAGCGATAAATCTGAAAAGCATAATGTAATAAGTGACTTTCCTGAAGTAGCGGCAAACATGAAAACTGACTTACTACTTTGGCTTAAATCGGTAGAAAGAAGTAGTGAAGGGCTCGATTATAATAATTGAATTTAGAAATCGTATTCAAACCCAATTGTCACTGTTCCAAAATTCAGCCAGTTTTTGACATAACCATCGCCAGGACCTTTATTGTCATTTGATGTTCCTACAGCTCCTCCACCTAGGTAACGCAAATTAATAAACGACTTCACTGGCTCACTCAATTTTACACCAGTTCTTAAACTTGCGTCTAATATTGCACCTACGATTTCGGTGTCACTTCCATTTAAATAGCTTACTGGAGCATAAATTCCGTCGGATTCTAATTCCATGTAAACATTTTTGTTCAATTCGAGCTTACTTCTAATTTTCAAAGCAGGTACGGGGCCAAGGTCTCTATTTGTTCTAAATTTACTTCCATCCGTAGATTCGAAAGTAATGGTTGCATTACGTAATTGTAGAGTTCCTCCAATCGCAAATTTGAATTTGTCTGGATTTTTGATCAACTCACGTAAGTAACTTACACGATAAAAAGGGAAGTTATAGAGCAAGTTTACGCTTGAGGAGGCAGGGAAAACCAAATCATCAACTATCAAATCTTCGTTAAGTAAGACTTGCGATTCAATTTTTAACGGCTGATATAAGAAAACCAATGTATTGCGTTCGTTCCATTCAAATTCTAATGACATCCGATTGACAGGAAAAAGTACATCTTGCCCTCCATCACGCTTATAATCGAAGTA
This portion of the Spirosomataceae bacterium TFI 002 genome encodes:
- a CDS encoding membrane protein YqaA, SNARE-associated domain gives rise to the protein MTKKKNKVLAMNRYYRMTKFYDFLKATAIKGGTAIAIFLVIFLFVDYYLLDTRAIFNSIVTEFSTLSIFVIFFASETIFGLIPPEIFIAWSSKMSMPWLTLLGLASISYAGGIVAYFIGKAIYSIPKVRANIEIKLAKHIDMLRKWGGIFIVIGALLPLPHSIVSMACGLVRFNFGHYLLWALFRFLRFFIYAVVIFNVW
- a CDS encoding acyl-homoserine-lactone acylase; amino-acid sequence: MKKLLFIILFFPIISSAQINTSEIKIARDNYGVPHIFAPTDAQVAYGLAWAHAEDDFKTLQFPTLAGKGMLAQLNGKDGATIDYVVGLLRTQQTAKEKISTLSPDFLKVVEGYVAGINAYAAKHPEEILVKNTYPIKVEDYLSSVLLSLSVISGVDGVLSKIFKGEMPGTSIPKGSNAFAFSSLKTKDGATYLNINSHQPLEGPVAWYEAHLSSEEGWNMLGGLFPGGCTVFVGTNENLGWGHTVNHQDKIDVFQLTMKDTKSNLYKFDGDWLELEERKVKMKVKMGFLKIPFSKKAYWSKYGATLKTDNGVFSVRLGANQDVRGIEQWYRMNKASNFDEFYEAMEMVAIPGFNTVYADNNDNIFYVDNGKIPFRNPAYDWKGVVPGDTSATLWSDFHPLKDLPQYFNPKAGYLYNSNNTVFRATAPEENLKPEDFDPTMGYPTNNNNRSVRFAELIAQYDKVDYEDFKRIKYDGQYPSKFYFPTDINALMQLDSKAYPSISKEIELLKNWDRKSGIENIGAGFFSLFAHEVYKSYGSKEMIVSEAEIVGLIEKTKSFMMVHFGTTEKPLGEVQKLVRGDKAIPLPNLPDVLAAMYSQEWKGGVAKGVAGDSYIQLVKYEKGKLPQIESVNCYGASNHPDSPHYDDQMELFVNKKTKKMTLVKEEILKTAERVYSPE
- a CDS encoding Arylsulfatase A encodes the protein MPKLYKILILLILTSCIPAKDSKKSIGQKQNLKPNIILIMTDDQGWFDVGFNGNDEIKTPNLDALAAKGIILDRFYAASAVCSPTRASLITGRNPLRMDIPYANNGHMKTEEITIPELLKKEGYTTGHFGKWHLGTLSKTVLDANRGGKPQFEKDYSIPSQHGYDQFFCTESKVPTFDPLIQPANFKEGESLRYGWRAVEENEASKAYGTAFWNKEKESETNNLEGDDSRVIMDRVIPFIENADKPFFSTLWFHTPHLPVVSDKTHRNIYKKLDIEKQLYYGTITAMDEQMGRLWNKLEELGVAENTIIFFCSDNGPERDTPGSAGIFRERKRSLYEGGVRVPAFVVWKGNFSSGQRIDFPMSTSDYLPTIVDLLAIKYPDTRPIDGISILDALEGKERQRTKPMGFICTPQISWVTQQYKLITDEKLTKFELYDLFSDKSEKHNVISDFPEVAANMKTDLLLWLKSVERSSEGLDYNN